The DNA region GGTCGACACGCGCCTGCTGGCCGCGCTGGAGAGCGGTCTGCCGCCCTGCGCCGGTGTCGCGTTGGGGGTGGACCGACTGCTGATGGCGCTGACCGGCGTCGACGATATCCGCCGGGTGCTGGCCTTTCCGATCGATCGCGCCTGATCAGGCCGGTCTGGCGTTGCCGCGGGGATCGATACCCGAAAGCAGGAGCTGCAGCAGGTCGCGCACCGAGCGGATTTCGTTGCCGAATGGCAGTGCTTCCGAGCCGCGGAAGAAGAGGCCACGCTCGACGTTGCCCTGCACCGCCGCCGCGAGCTGCGTATCGATGCAGAACTGGCCGGCCTGCGGATTGGCATCTTTCAGCCCGCAGTGGCTGAGGCACTCCAGGCTCATTGCGCAAACCGTCTGCCTGGGATTGACGCGTGCTTTGAGGCGCGCCTCGCGGCCAAGATACTTCTTCAGCCATGGCGTGAGTACCGCACGGGCGGGTAATCCTGCGGCACTGAGGAAGGTGACGATGTCTTCAGCCTTGGCCTCCGCCAGCACCCGCTTGAAATTGGGGTGAGCGTCGCCTTCGGCGGTCACCGCGAACGGTGTGCCGATCTGCGCGCCCCGCCAGCCATCAGCGATCAGTTTCTTCAGCTTCTCGAAGGAGTTGACCCCCCCGGCGGCGATCAGCGGGATGTTATCCAGCGCCACCTCCACCTGCCGGAACAGCCCTTTCAATTCTTCGATCACACGGGCGAAGAGGAACCTAGGATCGTTGACATCGGCGAGCTTGGGACTGCCCAGGTGGCCGCCGGCGTGGTGCGGATTCTCGATGATGATGGCGTCGGGCAGCCGGCCCTTGCGCTGCCACTTCTTCAGCACCGCCTTGACGCCGCGCTCTTCCGAGAGGATGGGGATCAGTGCCACGTCAGGGTAGTCGGCGACCAGGTCGGGCAGATCGAGCGGCAATCCAGCGCCCATGACGATGGCGTTGGCGCCGCTGGCGCAGGCCTGGCGCACCAGCTCGGGGTGCTGGTTGACCGCTTTCATCACATTGACCGCCAGGTAGCCTTTGGGGCCGCAGATTTCGCGGGCGTCGCGAATCTCCCGATCCAACGCCTCCAGATTTGCCGCATCCATCTCTGCCGCACTCTTACTGCGTCGCGTGCGTGCCATGAGATCGGGGTGCAGGCGGCGCAGATCGATGCTGGCGATGGTGCCGATCGCCCCCTCCCTGGCGACCGCCCCGGCCAACTTGTGGGCCGAGACACCGATACCCATTCCGCCCTGGATGATGGGCAGCAGTTTGCGGCCACGGATGACCAGTGAGGGCAGTGCGCTATTGATCATGACGGTTCGGTCTCAAGGCCGTTGGCAGGGCGGCCGAGCTGGGGCCGAGGAATCGGGTTTTTGATCTGCGTCAAAATACAGGAGGCGTGAATCTTAGCAGAGCGGATCAAAGCCGCGCAAACCATGGCTGTGGACCACCAGACCCCGGCGCAGCGCTGTTTCAGCCGGCTCTCCCGGGGGCCGTCGCGATCCGTTCACCGAGCGCGAGGTGCTGCCCCGGTTGGAGCAGCGACTCCCAGCGCAGTGCGTCGGGGCCGGTCAACACGATCACTGTCGAACCCATGTTGAAGCGGCCGATCTCCTCGCCCTTGGCAATGCGGCCGGGGCCGCTTTTTGGATCGTAATGCCAGCTGCGGGTACGTCGCCCCGGTGGAGGGGTGATCTCGCCTGCCCAGACGGTCTCGATGCTGCCGACGAAGAGCGCACCCACCAGCACCAATGCCAGAGGCCCCTGGTCGGTGTCGAACAGCAGCACGACCCGCTCATTGCGCGCGAAGAGGCCGGGCAGGGCGCGGGTGGTCGCCGGGCTGACGCTGAAGAGACGCCCAGGCACGTAAACCATCTCGCGCAGAGTGCCGTCGATGGGCATGTGGATGCGGTGGTAGTCGCGCGGCGAGAGATAAAGGGTGGCAAAACCGCCGTCGCGAAACGCCTGCGCACGGGTTTTATCGCCACCCAGCAGATTCACCACGTCGAAGTGTTTGCCTTTGGCCTGGAGGATGGCACCGTCCTCCAACCGGCCCAGTTGACTGATGGTCGCATCGACCGGGGAGACCAGCACATTGTCGCCCGCGGCGATCGTGCGTGCCCCGGCGCGCAGCGCGCGCGTGAAAAAGTCATTGAAGGTCCTGAAGGCATCGGGGTCCTGAATCTCCGCTGCGCTGAGGTCGATCTTGAACCTGCGCAGAAAGAACCGGATCAGGCCTTTGCGGATCAGCCGGTTGCGGCTTCGCGCCAGCACATGCATGCCGCGCGACAGCAGGTGGTGCGGCAGTAAGCGCTGCGGGATCGCCTTGCAGTGATCGATCAGCTGGGCTGGTTCACCGGCAGGGGTGTCGGATGCTGAGTCGGCGTCGTTCATGCGGTTGCGTGGTGTGGGCCCAAGGGCACAAAAACGGCTGCGATTGTGTCAGCTTGAGCGCCGATTATCCAGGCATGACACCGCGATAGGGATCTATTCGATGGGGAGGTCGGGGGTGTTGCCCCATTCGGACCACGAACCCGCGTAGGCGCGCACCCGTTCATAATCCAGCGATTTGAGCACGATGTAGAGGTGGGCGGAGCGGTGGTGGGTCTGGCAGTAGACGATGATCTCGCGGCTCGGGATGGCGCCGCGCACCTCCAGCATGTCGCGCAGCGTATCGCTCGCCTTGAGCCGCAGGTTGCGCTGGCTGTCCATGGTCT from Pseudomonadota bacterium includes:
- a CDS encoding nitronate monooxygenase; translation: MINSALPSLVIRGRKLLPIIQGGMGIGVSAHKLAGAVAREGAIGTIASIDLRRLHPDLMARTRRSKSAAEMDAANLEALDREIRDAREICGPKGYLAVNVMKAVNQHPELVRQACASGANAIVMGAGLPLDLPDLVADYPDVALIPILSEERGVKAVLKKWQRKGRLPDAIIIENPHHAGGHLGSPKLADVNDPRFLFARVIEELKGLFRQVEVALDNIPLIAAGGVNSFEKLKKLIADGWRGAQIGTPFAVTAEGDAHPNFKRVLAEAKAEDIVTFLSAAGLPARAVLTPWLKKYLGREARLKARVNPRQTVCAMSLECLSHCGLKDANPQAGQFCIDTQLAAAVQGNVERGLFFRGSEALPFGNEIRSVRDLLQLLLSGIDPRGNARPA
- the psd gene encoding phosphatidylserine decarboxylase, encoding MHVLARSRNRLIRKGLIRFFLRRFKIDLSAAEIQDPDAFRTFNDFFTRALRAGARTIAAGDNVLVSPVDATISQLGRLEDGAILQAKGKHFDVVNLLGGDKTRAQAFRDGGFATLYLSPRDYHRIHMPIDGTLREMVYVPGRLFSVSPATTRALPGLFARNERVVLLFDTDQGPLALVLVGALFVGSIETVWAGEITPPPGRRTRSWHYDPKSGPGRIAKGEEIGRFNMGSTVIVLTGPDALRWESLLQPGQHLALGERIATAPGRAG